From Streptomyces sp. GSL17-111, one genomic window encodes:
- a CDS encoding ubiquitin-like protein Pup: protein MATKDTGGGQQKATRTTEETDEQAQDAQVSEDLKERQEALSDDVDSVLDEIDDVLEENAEDFVRSFVQKGGE from the coding sequence ATGGCGACCAAGGACACCGGCGGCGGACAGCAGAAGGCCACGCGTACGACGGAGGAGACCGACGAGCAGGCGCAGGACGCCCAGGTCTCGGAGGACCTCAAGGAGCGCCAGGAGGCGCTGTCGGACGACGTGGACTCCGTGCTGGACGAGATCGACGACGTCCTCGAGGAGAACGCGGAGGACTTCGTGCGGAGCTTCGTCCAGAAGGGCGGCGAGTAG
- the arc gene encoding proteasome ATPase: MAAHDDDINRGPRPGRGSEDPDGQVAYLEQEIAVLRRKLADSPRHTRILEERIVELQTNLAGVSAQNERLAGTLREARDQIVALKEEVDRLAQPPAGFGVFLQANEDGTADIFTGGRKLRVNVSPGIELGDLRRGQEVMLNEALNVVDAMEFERAGDIVTLKEVLEDRERALVVGHTDEERVVRLAEPLLQTTLRAGDALLLEPRSGYVYEVVPKSEVEELVLEEVPDIDYTKIGGLGGQIELIRDAVELPYLHPDLFKEHELRPPKGVLLYGPPGCGKTLIAKAVANSLAKKVAEVTGKPAGKSFFLNIKGPELLNKYVGETERHIRLVFQRAREKASEGTPVIVFFDEMDSLFRTRGSGVSSDVENTIVPQLLSEIDGVEGLENVIVIGASNREDMIDPAILRPGRLDVKIKIERPDAEAAKDIFSKYLTSTLPIHTDDLAEHAGDAKAAVAGMIQSVVEQMYAESEENRFLEVTYANGDKEVLYFKDFNSGAMIQNIVDRAKKMAIKAFLDHDQKGLRVSHLLAACVDEFKENEDLPNTTNPDDWARISGKKGERIVFIRTLVTGKQGADTGRSIDTVANTGQYL; encoded by the coding sequence GTGGCAGCCCACGACGACGACATCAACCGCGGCCCCCGGCCCGGTCGGGGTTCCGAAGACCCCGACGGCCAGGTCGCATATCTCGAGCAGGAGATCGCCGTCCTGCGCCGCAAGCTCGCCGACTCTCCGCGGCACACTCGGATTCTCGAGGAGCGGATCGTCGAGCTGCAGACCAACCTCGCCGGTGTCTCCGCGCAGAACGAGCGGCTCGCCGGCACGCTCCGGGAAGCCCGTGACCAGATCGTCGCCCTGAAGGAGGAGGTCGACCGGCTCGCGCAGCCACCCGCCGGCTTCGGCGTGTTCCTTCAGGCCAACGAGGACGGTACGGCCGACATCTTCACCGGGGGGCGCAAGCTCCGGGTCAACGTCAGCCCCGGCATCGAGCTCGGGGACCTCCGCCGGGGGCAGGAGGTGATGCTCAACGAAGCGCTCAACGTGGTCGACGCCATGGAGTTCGAGCGCGCGGGGGACATCGTCACCCTCAAGGAGGTCCTGGAGGACCGCGAGCGTGCCCTGGTGGTCGGGCACACCGACGAGGAGCGGGTGGTGCGGCTCGCCGAGCCGCTGCTGCAGACGACGCTGCGCGCCGGTGACGCCCTCCTGCTGGAGCCCCGCTCCGGGTACGTCTACGAGGTCGTGCCCAAGAGCGAGGTCGAGGAGCTGGTCCTCGAAGAGGTTCCGGACATCGACTACACCAAGATCGGTGGCCTGGGCGGCCAGATCGAGCTGATCCGGGACGCCGTCGAGCTTCCCTACCTCCATCCGGACCTGTTCAAGGAGCACGAGCTGCGTCCGCCCAAGGGCGTGCTGCTCTACGGCCCGCCCGGCTGCGGCAAGACGCTCATCGCGAAGGCCGTCGCCAACTCCCTGGCGAAGAAGGTCGCCGAGGTCACCGGCAAGCCCGCCGGGAAGAGCTTCTTCCTCAACATCAAGGGCCCCGAGCTGCTCAACAAGTACGTCGGCGAGACCGAGCGGCACATCCGGCTCGTCTTCCAGCGGGCCCGGGAGAAGGCCAGCGAGGGCACGCCGGTCATCGTCTTCTTCGACGAGATGGACTCCCTCTTCCGCACCCGCGGCTCGGGTGTCAGCTCGGACGTGGAGAACACCATCGTCCCGCAGCTGCTCTCCGAGATCGACGGTGTGGAGGGGCTGGAGAACGTCATCGTGATCGGTGCCTCCAACCGCGAGGACATGATCGACCCGGCCATCCTGCGCCCCGGCCGTCTCGACGTGAAGATCAAGATCGAGCGTCCCGACGCCGAGGCCGCCAAGGACATCTTCTCCAAGTACCTCACGTCCACCCTGCCGATCCACACCGACGACCTCGCCGAGCACGCGGGCGACGCCAAGGCGGCGGTCGCCGGGATGATCCAGTCGGTCGTGGAGCAGATGTACGCGGAGTCCGAGGAGAACCGCTTCCTGGAGGTCACCTACGCCAACGGTGACAAGGAAGTGCTGTACTTCAAGGACTTCAACTCCGGTGCCATGATCCAGAACATCGTGGACCGGGCGAAGAAGATGGCCATCAAGGCCTTCCTCGACCACGACCAGAAGGGTCTGCGCGTCTCCCACCTGCTCGCCGCCTGTGTGGACGAGTTCAAGGAGAACGAGGACCTGCCGAACACCACCAACCCGGACGACTGGGCCCGCATCTCCGGCAAGAAGGGCGAGCGGATCGTCTTCATCCGCACGCTGGTCACCGGGAAGCAGGGCGCGGACACCGGGCGCTCCATCGACACGGTGGCGAACACCGGTCAGTACCTGTAG
- the prcB gene encoding proteasome subunit beta, which translates to MEANTRSTGRLPAAFLTPGSSSFMDFLAEHAPEQLPGSRPLPSVQGAVEAPHGTTIVAATYPGGVVLAGDRRATMGNMIAQRDIEKVFPADEYSAVGIAGTAGLAVEMVKLFQLELEHFEKVEGAQLSLEGKANRLSTMIRGNLGMAMQGLAVVPLFAGYDPDRSRGRIFSYDVTGGRSEEPGFAAVGSGSVFARGSLKKLHRAELSQEQAATVVVQALYDAADDDSATGGPDLVRRIYPVVAVINDEGYRRLTEAEVSEIARSVHEGRLQYPDGPQAPVL; encoded by the coding sequence GTGGAAGCCAACACTCGTAGCACCGGGCGTCTGCCGGCTGCCTTCCTGACGCCCGGCTCGTCCTCCTTCATGGACTTCCTGGCCGAGCACGCGCCGGAGCAGCTGCCGGGGAGCCGTCCGCTGCCGTCGGTGCAGGGAGCCGTGGAGGCCCCGCACGGGACCACGATCGTCGCGGCGACGTACCCCGGCGGCGTGGTCCTCGCCGGTGACCGCCGGGCCACGATGGGGAACATGATCGCGCAGCGCGACATCGAGAAGGTGTTCCCCGCCGACGAGTACTCGGCCGTCGGCATCGCCGGCACGGCGGGCCTGGCCGTCGAGATGGTCAAACTCTTCCAGCTGGAGCTCGAGCACTTCGAGAAGGTCGAGGGCGCGCAGCTCTCGCTGGAGGGCAAGGCCAACCGGCTGTCCACGATGATCCGCGGCAACCTGGGCATGGCCATGCAGGGCCTGGCCGTGGTGCCGCTGTTCGCGGGGTACGACCCGGACCGCTCCCGGGGGCGCATCTTCTCCTACGACGTCACCGGCGGGCGCTCGGAGGAGCCCGGCTTCGCGGCGGTGGGCTCCGGATCGGTGTTCGCACGGGGCTCGCTGAAGAAGCTGCACCGCGCGGAGCTGTCACAGGAGCAGGCGGCGACGGTCGTCGTCCAGGCGCTGTACGACGCCGCCGACGACGACTCGGCGACCGGCGGCCCGGACCTGGTGCGGCGGATCTACCCGGTCGTCGCGGTCATCAACGACGAGGGGTACCGGCGGCTCACCGAGGCGGAGGTCTCCGAGATCGCCCGCTCCGTCCACGAAGGCCGTCTGCAGTACCCCGACGGGCCGCAGGCCCCGGTTCTCTAA
- the dop gene encoding depupylase/deamidase Dop: MTVRRVMGIETEYGISVPGHPNANAMLTSSQVVNAYAAAMHRARRARWDFEEENPLRDARGFDLAREAADASQLTDEDIGLANVILTNGARLYVDHAHPEYSAPEVTNPRDAVLWDKAGERIMAEAAQRAAEVPGAQPIHLYKNNTDNKGASYGTHENYLMTRETPFSDIVRHLTPFFVSRQVITGAGRVGIGQDGGEHGFQISQRADYFEVEVGLETTLKRPIINTRDEPHADAEKYRRLHVIIGDANLSEVSTYLKLGTTSLVLSMIEDGFIAVDLAVDQPVRTLHQVSHDPDLRQLVTLRSGRTLTAVQLQMEYYELARKYVEERWGADADEQTTDVLSRWEDTLTRLERDPMSLAGELDWVAKREILEGYRRRDGLDWDAARLHLVDLQYADVRPDKGLYNRLAARGKMARILDEDAVERAERTPPDDTRAYFRGRCLEQYADDVAAASWDSVIFDLPGRDSLQRVPTLEPLRGTREHVKSLLDRCRTAEDLVRALSGR, translated from the coding sequence ATGACCGTACGGCGCGTGATGGGGATCGAGACCGAGTACGGCATCTCCGTGCCCGGGCATCCCAACGCCAATGCCATGCTCACCTCGTCCCAGGTCGTCAACGCCTACGCGGCGGCGATGCACCGGGCGCGCCGCGCCCGATGGGACTTCGAGGAGGAGAACCCGCTGCGTGACGCGCGCGGTTTCGACCTCGCCCGCGAGGCGGCCGACGCCAGCCAGCTCACCGACGAGGACATCGGCCTCGCGAACGTCATCCTCACCAACGGCGCGCGGCTCTACGTGGACCACGCGCACCCCGAGTACAGCGCTCCGGAGGTCACCAACCCCCGGGACGCCGTGCTGTGGGACAAGGCGGGGGAGCGCATCATGGCCGAGGCGGCCCAGCGGGCCGCCGAGGTGCCCGGGGCGCAGCCCATCCACCTGTACAAGAACAACACCGACAACAAGGGCGCCTCCTACGGCACGCACGAGAACTACCTGATGACGCGCGAGACGCCGTTCTCGGACATCGTGCGCCACCTGACGCCGTTCTTCGTCTCCCGGCAGGTGATCACCGGCGCGGGCCGGGTCGGCATCGGCCAGGACGGCGGGGAGCACGGCTTCCAGATCAGCCAGCGGGCGGACTACTTCGAGGTCGAGGTGGGGTTGGAGACGACGCTCAAGCGGCCGATCATCAACACCCGCGACGAGCCGCACGCGGACGCCGAGAAGTACCGCAGGCTGCACGTCATCATCGGGGACGCGAACCTCTCCGAGGTCTCCACGTACCTGAAGCTCGGTACCACCTCGCTGGTGCTCTCCATGATCGAGGACGGCTTCATCGCCGTCGACCTCGCCGTCGACCAGCCCGTGCGCACCCTGCACCAGGTCAGCCACGACCCGGACCTGCGGCAGTTGGTCACGCTCCGCAGCGGCCGGACGCTGACCGCCGTGCAGCTCCAGATGGAGTACTACGAGCTGGCCCGCAAGTACGTCGAGGAGCGCTGGGGCGCGGACGCCGACGAGCAGACGACCGACGTCCTCAGCCGCTGGGAGGACACCCTCACCCGGCTGGAGCGCGACCCCATGAGCCTGGCCGGGGAGCTGGACTGGGTGGCCAAGCGGGAGATCCTGGAGGGCTACCGCCGCCGTGACGGCCTGGACTGGGACGCGGCCCGGCTGCACCTGGTCGACCTCCAGTACGCGGACGTGCGGCCGGACAAGGGGCTGTACAACCGGCTGGCCGCACGGGGGAAGATGGCCCGCATCCTCGACGAGGACGCCGTCGAGCGCGCCGAGCGCACGCCCCCGGACGACACGCGCGCCTACTTCCGCGGACGCTGTCTGGAGCAGTACGCCGACGACGTGGCGGCCGCTTCCTGGGACTCGGTGATCTTCGATCTCCCCGGGCGCGACTCGCTCCAGCGGGTGCCCACGCTGGAGCCCCTGCGCGGCACGCGTGAGCACGTGAAATCACTGCTCGACCGCTGCCGCACGGCGGAGGACCTCGTGCGGGCCTTGTCCGGACGGTGA
- a CDS encoding ferredoxin, with product MTVQNETATGEQTALEVWIDQDLCTGDGICAQYAPEVFELDIDGLAYVKGEDDELRTEAGATVPVPLPLLRDVAESAKDCPGECIHVRRATDGVEVYGPEAD from the coding sequence ATGACCGTGCAGAACGAGACAGCGACCGGCGAGCAGACCGCACTGGAGGTCTGGATCGACCAGGACCTGTGCACCGGTGACGGCATCTGCGCGCAGTACGCGCCCGAGGTCTTCGAGCTGGACATCGACGGACTGGCCTACGTCAAGGGTGAGGACGACGAGCTGCGCACCGAGGCCGGGGCGACGGTCCCGGTCCCGCTCCCGCTCCTGCGGGACGTGGCGGAGTCCGCGAAGGACTGTCCGGGCGAGTGCATCCACGTCCGCCGGGCCACGGACGGCGTCGAGGTCTACGGACCGGAGGCGGACTGA